A region of Micromonospora chokoriensis DNA encodes the following proteins:
- a CDS encoding class II fumarate hydratase, with translation MVRVTTPEATGYRIERDSMGEVEVPAEALWRAQTQRAVQNFPISGRGIEPAQIKALAQIKGAAAAVNGELGVIDANVAAAITAAAAHVADGGYDDQFPVDVFQTGSGTSSNMNTNEVIATLASRELGSPVHPNDHVNASQSSNDVFPSSIHLAATQFIVEDLLPSLNHLAAALEAKAAEFETVVKAGRTHLMDATPVTLGQEFGGYAAQVRYGVERLEGSLPRLAELPLGGTAVGTGINTPLGFAAAVIGKLRESTGLPLSEARNHFEAQGARDALVETSGQLRTLAVGLYKIANDIRWMGSGPRAGLRELRIPDLQPGSSIMPGKVNPVVAEAMRQVCAQVIGNDATVSFAGSQGDFELNVMLPVMGRNLLESIRLLSAVSRLFADRLVVGLVADAEVCLAYAEGSPSIVTPLNRYLGYDEAASIAKEALAKQTSIREVVISRGHVDSGKLTETQLDETLDLLRMTHP, from the coding sequence ATGGTACGCGTGACGACTCCAGAGGCGACCGGTTACCGCATCGAACGTGACTCGATGGGCGAGGTGGAGGTGCCCGCCGAGGCGCTGTGGCGGGCGCAGACCCAGCGCGCGGTGCAGAACTTCCCGATCTCTGGCCGGGGCATCGAGCCGGCCCAGATCAAGGCCCTCGCGCAGATCAAGGGCGCGGCGGCCGCTGTCAACGGTGAGCTCGGCGTGATCGACGCGAACGTGGCCGCCGCGATCACCGCCGCCGCCGCGCACGTCGCGGACGGTGGCTACGACGACCAGTTCCCGGTCGACGTGTTCCAGACCGGCTCGGGGACGTCGTCGAACATGAACACCAACGAGGTGATCGCCACCCTGGCCAGCCGTGAGCTGGGCTCGCCGGTGCACCCGAACGACCACGTCAACGCCTCCCAGTCCAGCAACGACGTCTTCCCGTCCTCGATCCACCTGGCCGCCACGCAGTTCATCGTGGAGGACCTGCTGCCGTCGCTGAACCACCTCGCCGCCGCCTTGGAGGCCAAGGCTGCGGAGTTCGAGACGGTGGTCAAGGCCGGTCGCACGCACCTGATGGACGCCACGCCGGTCACGCTGGGCCAGGAGTTCGGGGGGTACGCCGCCCAGGTCCGCTACGGCGTCGAACGGCTGGAGGGCTCGCTTCCCCGACTGGCCGAGCTGCCCCTGGGTGGCACCGCCGTGGGCACCGGGATCAACACCCCGCTGGGCTTCGCCGCCGCGGTGATCGGCAAACTGCGTGAGTCGACCGGGTTGCCGTTGTCCGAGGCGCGTAACCACTTCGAGGCGCAGGGCGCCCGCGACGCCCTAGTGGAGACCTCGGGGCAGCTGCGAACCCTGGCCGTCGGCCTCTACAAGATCGCCAACGACATCCGGTGGATGGGTTCCGGCCCTCGCGCCGGCCTCCGTGAGCTGCGCATCCCCGACCTCCAGCCGGGTTCGTCGATCATGCCCGGCAAGGTCAACCCGGTCGTCGCGGAGGCGATGCGGCAGGTCTGTGCCCAGGTGATCGGCAACGACGCGACGGTGAGCTTCGCCGGCTCGCAGGGCGACTTCGAGCTGAACGTGATGCTCCCCGTGATGGGCCGCAACCTGTTGGAGTCGATCCGGTTGCTGTCCGCGGTGAGCCGGCTCTTCGCCGACCGGCTGGTGGTCGGCCTGGTCGCGGACGCTGAGGTCTGCCTGGCGTACGCCGAGGGCTCGCCGTCGATCGTCACCCCGCTCAACCGCTACCTGGGGTACGACGAGGCCGCGTCGATCGCCAAGGAGGCGCTGGCCAAGCAGACCTCGATCCGCGAGGTGGTGATCTCCCGGGGGCACGTCGACTCGGGCAAGCTCACCGAGACCCAGTTGGACGAGACGCTGGACCTGCTCCGGATGACCCACCCCTGA
- a CDS encoding DUF397 domain-containing protein codes for MCVEVATNVGGVVGVRDSKDPDGPVLVVDAYSWRLFVVAPPR; via the coding sequence ATGTGCGTCGAGGTGGCCACGAACGTTGGGGGCGTGGTCGGGGTGCGAGACAGCAAGGACCCGGACGGGCCCGTGCTCGTTGTCGACGCGTACTCCTGGCGGCTCTTTGTGGTCGCGCCCCCGCGCTGA
- a CDS encoding CGNR zinc finger domain-containing protein — protein MLFAHDTECSLIATAALVNTAGRDGELLPDVAALDAFFVRHSYSGRHEHTDAELRAVKDLRPQLRRIWHAEPPEIVALVNGLLLEHKALPQLIEHDDEPYHLHAVPRDAPLATRIAVEAAMAMADLVRARELSRLRICEYPDCDNVVVDLSRNRSRRFCEAGCGNRAAVTAYRARRAAGRS, from the coding sequence ATGCTATTCGCTCATGACACCGAGTGTTCGCTGATCGCCACCGCCGCACTGGTCAACACCGCGGGCCGCGACGGAGAGCTGTTGCCCGACGTCGCCGCGCTCGACGCGTTCTTCGTCCGCCACTCCTACAGCGGCCGGCACGAGCACACCGACGCCGAGTTGCGCGCCGTGAAGGACCTGCGACCCCAACTCCGTCGCATCTGGCACGCCGAACCGCCCGAGATCGTCGCGCTGGTCAACGGTCTGCTGCTGGAACACAAGGCGTTGCCCCAGCTCATCGAGCACGACGACGAGCCGTACCACCTGCACGCCGTGCCCCGCGACGCGCCGCTCGCGACCCGGATCGCGGTGGAGGCGGCGATGGCCATGGCGGATCTGGTCCGTGCCCGCGAGCTGAGCCGGCTGCGCATCTGCGAATACCCGGACTGCGACAACGTCGTCGTCGACCTGTCCCGCAACCGGTCGCGGCGGTTCTGCGAGGCCGGCTGCGGCAACCGCGCCGCCGTGACGGCCTACCGCGCCCGCCGAGCCGCCGGCCGCTCCTGA
- a CDS encoding AfsR/SARP family transcriptional regulator — protein MRFGILGPLRVGGGESTVTAGRDRIVLAMLLLRSGRLVPVDDLVDAVWEDNPPATARAQLQTCVSRLRRRFVELGLASDLIITDPAGYGVRSAPDDLDAEVFARGVEAARTSVAAGRLVEARTEFRAALAQWRGPALGGIPSSSVRRRAQALDEQRLTALEECVDVELRLGQATELIEELTECVDRHPLRERLRGQLMLALSAVGRQADALAVYREGRRFYADELGIEPGAELQELHQRVLAGDLALTGRETRPVPSVRALPRAIGDFTGRQQTLTRLIKDVEAGARIQLIDGMAGSGKTTLAVHVATALAADYPDAQLYIDLHGHSERTPLTPSAAVATLLRQLGVPAERMPTAQDDRLALWRSELAGRRVLLLLDNAATADQVIPLLPNGSQCLILITSRRRLVGVDEGRPSSLPVLDTDEAVELLGHVVGVGRVAAEPDAAAEVVRRCGHLPLAIRLAGARLAHRPRWRIADLAERLSTRRDPLAEFEAGERSVGRAFALSYAQVSPAAQRAFRLLGLHPGVRFDNSVAAVLAELPLTDAQDLLDELVDAHLVEEAELGRYRLHDLVREYARTLVAEPERTVERRDGIERLLNHHLHVAATIARTREPSSAHSLIVAAAPIRPDLVAVVAEQGHAWLDENLALWTALVRLAETEGFLRYCWQLARACWHAQFEGGRLDELIETHSAGLRAAEKLGDDSAVATMLNYLASAYYRLGDFPESVRLMERALDIFGRLGLRREYRNTLGNLGTSYAVNFQFRKARECYDAARALATRMRDMSALANELNNLTMTLLLWGRADEALRTARRHLGIAREVGDLRRLGNALGHLGMIRHRMGDVGPASRLLRVALRVKRQVGARFGEGEVLNEIGMMEREAGRPECAADLHRAALVAMTEVGDRAAQCGSRNLLARAILDQGDTTSALDLYRRVLADTTRLSTRYERARALEGVARCLASTDPAGAREHLGRALALFRQIESPDQHEAERLLAELG, from the coding sequence ATGCGGTTCGGGATCCTGGGGCCCCTGCGGGTCGGCGGTGGCGAGTCCACTGTCACCGCGGGTCGCGACCGGATCGTGCTCGCCATGCTGCTGCTGCGCTCCGGCCGGCTGGTGCCCGTCGATGATCTGGTGGACGCGGTCTGGGAGGACAATCCCCCGGCCACCGCCCGGGCCCAGTTGCAGACCTGCGTCTCACGGTTGCGCCGCCGGTTCGTCGAGCTGGGGCTGGCGTCGGACCTCATCATCACCGACCCGGCGGGGTACGGCGTGCGTAGCGCGCCGGACGACCTGGACGCCGAGGTCTTCGCCCGGGGCGTCGAGGCGGCCCGCACCTCCGTCGCGGCCGGTCGCCTGGTCGAGGCGCGTACGGAGTTCCGCGCCGCACTGGCGCAGTGGCGAGGGCCGGCGCTCGGCGGCATCCCGAGCAGCAGCGTCCGTCGTCGCGCACAGGCGTTGGACGAGCAGCGCCTCACCGCGTTGGAGGAGTGCGTCGACGTCGAGCTGCGCCTCGGTCAGGCCACCGAGCTGATCGAGGAGTTGACCGAGTGCGTCGACCGGCATCCGTTGCGGGAGCGCCTGCGAGGCCAGCTCATGCTGGCACTGTCGGCGGTCGGACGGCAGGCCGACGCGCTCGCCGTCTACCGGGAGGGCCGGCGGTTCTACGCCGACGAGCTGGGCATCGAACCGGGCGCCGAGTTGCAGGAGCTGCACCAGCGGGTGCTCGCCGGTGACCTGGCACTGACCGGTCGGGAGACTCGGCCGGTCCCGTCGGTCCGCGCACTGCCCAGGGCGATCGGCGACTTCACCGGCCGGCAACAGACCCTGACCCGCCTGATCAAGGACGTGGAGGCCGGCGCGCGCATCCAGCTGATCGACGGAATGGCCGGCAGCGGGAAGACGACTCTGGCGGTACACGTCGCCACGGCCCTCGCCGCCGACTATCCGGACGCGCAGCTCTACATCGACCTGCACGGGCACAGCGAGCGAACCCCGTTGACACCGAGCGCCGCGGTAGCGACGCTGCTGCGGCAGCTCGGGGTGCCCGCCGAGCGGATGCCGACAGCCCAGGACGACCGGTTGGCGCTCTGGCGCAGCGAGCTGGCGGGCCGCCGTGTGTTGCTGTTGCTGGACAACGCGGCGACCGCCGACCAGGTGATCCCGCTGCTACCCAACGGCTCGCAGTGCCTGATCCTGATCACCAGCCGGCGCCGACTGGTCGGTGTGGACGAGGGACGGCCGTCGTCGCTGCCCGTGCTCGACACCGACGAGGCCGTCGAGCTGCTGGGGCACGTGGTCGGTGTGGGCCGGGTGGCGGCCGAGCCGGACGCGGCCGCCGAGGTCGTCCGCCGCTGCGGGCACCTACCACTCGCCATTCGGCTGGCGGGTGCCCGGCTGGCGCACCGGCCCCGTTGGCGCATCGCCGACCTGGCCGAGCGGCTGAGCACCCGACGTGATCCGTTGGCCGAGTTCGAAGCGGGCGAACGGTCTGTGGGGCGCGCGTTCGCCCTGTCGTACGCCCAGGTGTCGCCGGCGGCGCAGCGTGCGTTCCGCCTGCTGGGTCTGCACCCGGGGGTACGGTTCGACAACTCGGTCGCCGCCGTCCTCGCCGAGTTGCCGTTGACCGATGCGCAGGACCTGCTGGACGAGTTGGTCGACGCGCACCTGGTCGAGGAGGCGGAGCTCGGCCGGTACCGGCTGCACGACCTGGTCCGCGAGTACGCGCGGACCCTGGTGGCCGAGCCGGAGCGGACGGTCGAGCGGCGGGACGGCATCGAACGCCTGCTCAACCACCACCTGCACGTGGCCGCGACGATCGCGCGTACGAGGGAGCCCTCCTCGGCCCATTCGCTGATCGTGGCGGCGGCACCGATCCGCCCCGACCTGGTCGCGGTCGTCGCCGAGCAGGGGCACGCCTGGCTCGACGAGAACCTTGCCCTGTGGACCGCCCTGGTCCGGCTGGCGGAGACGGAGGGGTTTCTCCGCTACTGCTGGCAGTTGGCGAGGGCCTGCTGGCACGCCCAGTTCGAGGGCGGTCGCCTGGACGAGTTGATCGAGACGCACTCCGCTGGCCTGCGCGCCGCCGAGAAGCTGGGGGACGACAGCGCCGTGGCGACGATGCTCAACTATCTCGCCTCGGCCTACTACCGGCTGGGGGATTTTCCGGAGTCGGTCCGGTTGATGGAGCGGGCGCTCGACATCTTCGGCAGGCTCGGCCTGCGCCGCGAGTACCGCAACACGCTGGGCAACCTGGGCACCTCGTACGCCGTCAACTTCCAGTTCCGCAAGGCCCGGGAGTGTTACGACGCCGCCCGGGCGCTGGCGACGCGGATGCGCGACATGTCCGCGCTGGCGAACGAACTCAACAACCTGACGATGACCCTGCTGCTGTGGGGCCGAGCCGACGAGGCGCTGCGCACCGCCCGGCGACACCTGGGGATCGCCCGCGAGGTCGGCGACCTGCGCCGGCTCGGCAACGCGCTCGGGCACCTCGGGATGATCCGGCACCGGATGGGCGACGTGGGCCCGGCGAGCCGGCTGCTGAGGGTGGCGTTACGCGTCAAGCGTCAGGTGGGCGCCCGGTTCGGTGAGGGCGAGGTGTTGAACGAGATCGGGATGATGGAACGGGAGGCCGGCCGCCCGGAATGCGCTGCCGATCTGCACCGGGCGGCGCTCGTGGCAATGACCGAGGTGGGGGACCGCGCTGCCCAGTGCGGCTCGCGCAATCTGCTGGCCCGAGCGATCCTGGACCAGGGGGACACAACCAGCGCGCTGGACCTCTACCGCCGCGTCCTGGCCGACACCACCAGGCTGAGTACGCGTTACGAGAGGGCCCGAGCCTTGGAGGGCGTCGCGCGCTGCCTGGCGTCGACCGATCCGGCCGGCGCGCGTGAGCACCTGGGCCGGGCCCTGGCCCTGTTCCGGCAGATCGAGTCGCCGGACCAGCACGAGGCCGAACGGCTGCTGGCCGAGTTGGGCTGA
- a CDS encoding HAD family hydrolase produces the protein MLTAVVFDADETLLDLRPAVTGGLVAVLDEMRRRTPAATEVTLDELESDWGAVFGELAAAPVMEIRRAALARSLARAELGDHLDEFAALFFARRFALTRPFPDVPAALATLRRSYTLGFATNGNSRAERCGLAGEFAFEVYAHENGLPKKPAPEFYDAVVSAAGVPAEQIVYVGDSWEHDVVAPRHAGLRSVWLNRAGLPRPPGHTPDAEVSTVADLSKALASLAPGAEPVR, from the coding sequence GTGCTGACCGCCGTGGTGTTCGACGCCGATGAAACCCTGCTCGACCTGCGGCCGGCGGTGACCGGCGGGTTGGTCGCCGTCCTCGACGAGATGCGACGGCGCACCCCGGCGGCGACCGAGGTGACGCTCGACGAGCTGGAGTCGGACTGGGGCGCGGTCTTCGGCGAGCTGGCAGCCGCCCCGGTGATGGAGATCCGCCGCGCCGCGCTGGCCCGGTCGCTGGCCCGCGCCGAGCTGGGCGACCACCTGGACGAGTTCGCGGCCCTCTTCTTCGCCCGCCGGTTCGCCCTCACCCGACCGTTCCCAGACGTGCCGGCGGCGCTGGCCACGCTCCGCCGCAGCTACACGCTGGGTTTCGCCACCAACGGCAACAGCCGCGCCGAACGGTGCGGGCTCGCCGGGGAGTTCGCCTTCGAGGTGTACGCGCACGAGAACGGCCTGCCCAAGAAGCCCGCCCCCGAGTTCTACGACGCGGTCGTCAGCGCGGCGGGGGTGCCGGCCGAACAGATCGTGTACGTCGGTGACTCGTGGGAGCACGACGTGGTGGCGCCCCGGCACGCCGGCCTCCGCTCGGTGTGGCTGAACCGCGCCGGCCTGCCCCGCCCGCCCGGTCACACGCCCGATGCCGAGGTGTCCACCGTGGCGGACCTGTCGAAGGCGCTGGCATCGCTCGCGCCCGGAGCCGAGCCGGTCAGGTGA
- a CDS encoding fumarate hydratase, whose translation MSSAAAFSYAPLLPTGPDQTDYRLVTDEGVDVVHGPGGRRFLTVEPAALTALTAEAMHDIAHFLRPAHLAQLRAIIDDPAASPNDRFVALDLLRNANIAAGGVLPMCQDTGTAIVMGKRGRHVLTDGADAEAISRGVYQAYTRLNLRYSQLAPLTMWDERNTGSNLPAQVELYAEDPDGHPDAYKFLFMAKGGGSANKSYLYQETKALLNPTRMMQFLEEKLRLIGTAACPPYHLAIVIGGTSAEYALKTAKYASAKYLDALPTSGSMSAHGFRDLELEAEVLELTRNFGIGAQFGGRYFCHDVRVVRLPRHGASCPVAIAVSCSADRQAVAKITPSGVWLERLETDPARFLPDVTDDSLDAEMVVRVDLNRPMDEIRAELSKYPVKTRLSLSGPLVVARDIAHAKIAERLDAGEPMPQYLRDHAVYYAGPAKTPEGYASGSFGPTTAGRMDAYVEKFQAAGGSQVMLAKGNRSGQVTRSCQQHGGFYLGSIGGPAARLAQDCIKHVEVLEYAELGMEAVWKIEVEDFPAFIVVDDKGNDFFAEVTKPVLTIGRR comes from the coding sequence CTGCGCTCACCGCGCTGACCGCCGAGGCGATGCACGACATCGCGCACTTCCTGCGCCCCGCGCACCTGGCCCAGCTCCGGGCGATCATCGACGACCCGGCGGCCTCGCCGAACGACCGGTTCGTCGCGTTGGACCTGCTCCGCAACGCCAACATCGCCGCCGGTGGGGTGTTGCCGATGTGCCAGGACACCGGCACCGCGATCGTGATGGGCAAACGTGGCCGGCACGTGCTGACCGACGGGGCCGACGCCGAAGCCATCTCCCGGGGCGTCTACCAGGCGTACACCAGGCTCAACCTGCGCTACTCCCAACTCGCCCCGCTCACGATGTGGGACGAGCGGAACACCGGCAGCAACCTTCCGGCCCAGGTGGAGCTGTACGCGGAGGACCCGGACGGGCACCCGGACGCGTACAAGTTCCTGTTCATGGCCAAGGGCGGCGGCTCGGCCAACAAGTCGTACCTCTACCAGGAGACCAAGGCACTGCTCAACCCGACGCGGATGATGCAGTTCCTGGAGGAGAAGCTGCGGCTGATCGGCACCGCCGCCTGCCCGCCGTACCACCTGGCCATCGTCATCGGCGGCACCTCCGCCGAGTACGCCCTGAAGACCGCGAAGTACGCCAGCGCCAAGTACCTCGACGCGCTGCCCACCTCCGGCTCGATGAGCGCGCACGGCTTCCGTGACCTGGAGCTGGAGGCGGAGGTGCTGGAGCTGACCCGCAACTTCGGCATCGGCGCGCAGTTCGGCGGCCGGTACTTCTGCCACGACGTGCGGGTGGTCCGGCTGCCCCGGCACGGCGCGTCCTGCCCGGTGGCGATCGCCGTCTCCTGTTCGGCGGACCGGCAGGCGGTCGCCAAGATCACCCCGTCGGGTGTGTGGCTGGAGCGCCTCGAAACCGACCCGGCGCGGTTCCTGCCCGACGTCACCGACGACTCGCTGGACGCCGAGATGGTCGTCCGGGTCGATCTCAACCGGCCGATGGACGAGATCCGCGCCGAGCTGTCCAAGTACCCGGTGAAGACCCGGCTGTCACTGTCCGGCCCGCTCGTGGTGGCCCGCGACATCGCCCACGCCAAGATCGCGGAGCGGTTGGACGCCGGCGAGCCGATGCCGCAGTACCTGCGCGACCACGCGGTCTACTACGCCGGTCCGGCGAAGACCCCCGAGGGGTACGCTTCCGGCTCCTTCGGCCCGACCACCGCCGGCCGGATGGACGCCTACGTGGAGAAGTTCCAGGCCGCCGGTGGCTCCCAGGTGATGCTGGCCAAGGGCAACCGCTCCGGTCAGGTGACCCGCTCCTGCCAGCAGCACGGCGGGTTCTACCTCGGCTCGATCGGTGGCCCCGCCGCCCGCCTCGCCCAGGACTGCATCAAGCACGTCGAGGTCCTCGAATACGCGGAGCTGGGCATGGAGGCGGTCTGGAAGATCGAGGTGGAGGACTTCCCGGCCTTCATCGTGGTCGACGACAAGGGCAACGACTTCTTCGCCGAGGTCACCAAGCCGGTGCTCACCATCGGCCGCCGCTGA
- a CDS encoding EamA family transporter, translating to MHSRPAAGAALALLSAVTFATSGTFARSLIEAGWSAESAVIARVGVAALVLAIPALLSLRGRWSVLRGNATSIGMFGLLGVALAQVCFFNAVRYLPVGVALLLEYLGIILVVGWMWLRHGQRPRRLTVAGSVAALVGLAFVLDLAGTADFHPVGVLWGLGAAFGLAGYFVLAGRVDPRLPSVAMASGGMAVGAGVLLLVGLTGLLPLHATFGDVTFAGQTTSWLLPIAGLSLVAAVIAYLAGIAGTRILGPRLSSFVGLTEVLFAVLIAWLFLNELPTGWQLFGGALIVAGVALVRLDELRGSPSEPMPVSPEPALALDGR from the coding sequence ATGCACTCACGACCTGCTGCCGGCGCCGCGTTGGCGCTGCTCTCCGCGGTCACCTTCGCCACCTCCGGCACCTTCGCGCGATCCCTCATCGAGGCCGGCTGGTCGGCCGAGTCGGCGGTGATCGCCCGGGTCGGCGTGGCCGCCCTCGTGCTGGCGATCCCCGCCCTGTTGTCACTGCGGGGCAGGTGGTCAGTGCTGCGCGGCAACGCCACGTCGATCGGGATGTTCGGGCTCCTCGGGGTGGCCCTGGCCCAGGTCTGTTTCTTCAACGCCGTGCGCTACCTGCCCGTCGGTGTCGCGCTGCTGCTCGAATACCTGGGCATCATCCTCGTCGTGGGCTGGATGTGGCTGCGACACGGGCAGCGACCCCGCCGGCTCACCGTAGCCGGGTCGGTGGCCGCCCTGGTCGGGCTGGCGTTCGTCCTCGACCTCGCCGGCACCGCCGACTTCCACCCGGTGGGTGTGCTCTGGGGGCTGGGCGCGGCGTTCGGCCTGGCCGGCTACTTCGTGCTCGCCGGTCGGGTCGACCCCCGGCTGCCCTCGGTCGCCATGGCCAGCGGCGGAATGGCGGTCGGTGCCGGCGTGCTGCTCCTCGTCGGGCTGACCGGTCTGCTGCCCCTGCACGCCACCTTCGGCGACGTCACCTTCGCCGGACAGACCACCAGTTGGCTGCTGCCCATCGCCGGGCTGTCGCTGGTGGCCGCCGTCATCGCGTACCTGGCCGGGATCGCCGGCACCCGCATCCTCGGCCCCCGGCTGTCGTCGTTCGTCGGGCTGACCGAGGTGCTGTTCGCGGTGTTGATCGCCTGGCTCTTCCTGAACGAGCTGCCCACCGGCTGGCAACTCTTCGGCGGCGCGTTGATCGTCGCCGGCGTCGCGCTGGTACGCCTCGACGAGCTGCGCGGGTCGCCTTCGGAGCCGATGCCGGTCTCGCCCGAGCCGGCCCTGGCACTCGATGGCCGGTAG
- a CDS encoding GNAT family N-acetyltransferase, with the protein MDDVDALVELDSDPEVMRFLSGGVPTSLATVRDEQLPRLLGQYGRHPGLGRWAALDRESGEFLGWFALDPSADGGEAELGYRLRRSAWGRGLATEGSRALVRHAFDTVGVRRVWAETMAVNERSRRVMTKAGLRHVRTFHQQWDDPIPGTEHGEVEYEVVQERPAARRAR; encoded by the coding sequence ATGGACGACGTGGACGCGTTGGTCGAGTTGGACAGCGACCCCGAGGTGATGCGGTTCCTCAGCGGTGGGGTGCCCACGTCGCTGGCGACGGTCCGGGACGAGCAGTTGCCGAGGTTGCTGGGCCAGTACGGGCGGCATCCCGGGTTGGGCCGCTGGGCGGCGCTCGATCGGGAGTCGGGCGAATTCCTGGGTTGGTTCGCGCTCGACCCGTCGGCGGACGGCGGCGAGGCCGAGTTGGGTTACCGGCTGCGCCGCTCGGCGTGGGGGCGAGGGCTGGCCACCGAGGGGTCGCGGGCGCTGGTCCGGCACGCGTTCGACACCGTCGGGGTGCGTCGGGTCTGGGCCGAGACGATGGCGGTCAACGAACGCTCCCGGCGGGTGATGACGAAGGCGGGGCTGCGTCACGTGCGCACGTTCCACCAGCAGTGGGACGACCCGATTCCGGGCACGGAGCACGGCGAGGTGGAGTACGAGGTGGTTCAGGAGCGGCCGGCGGCTCGGCGGGCGCGGTAG
- a CDS encoding S8 family serine peptidase, whose amino-acid sequence MSKRFTAGAVATAAVLALTAAGLGVPASAAPSTSRTFTVVAEDGVAAETAVAAIRAAGGTVVSRSDEVGMYQVTSDRADFAARATAAATLIGAAEQKAIGRKPKLDRVEQEHLTAATRAAAAGAAARKGAKLDPLDDKLWGLTMLRADKARKIEPGDRRVTVGVLDTGVDASNPDIAPNFNWALSRNFAPDLTDVDGPCEVPSCLDPVGTDDGGHGTHVAGTIGAAANGFGLSGVAPNVSLVELKGGQDSGYFFLEPVVNALLHAGRSGIDVVNMSFYVDPWLYNCTANPADTPEDQAEQRAIIKAMKRALVFAHNKGVTLVGALGNNNEDLGAPRTDTTSPDYGADPYPRPIDNESCWDLPTEGPHVIGVSSVGPSGKKSDFSNYGTEQISVAAPGGWFRDGFGTDTFRTDANMILSAYPKHVLQEEGSVDADGNIVAGFEESVFKQCKANGECGYYTYLQGTSMASPHAAGVAALIVSRYGKAQGRSGFGMSPDLVEQHLYRTAAEHACPEPRLQQYRNEGRDETYDAYCAGGVNFNGFYGYGIVDAYAAVKTPLKPNARP is encoded by the coding sequence GTGAGCAAGCGCTTCACCGCCGGTGCTGTCGCGACAGCGGCAGTGTTGGCACTGACGGCTGCGGGGCTGGGTGTACCGGCCAGCGCCGCGCCGAGCACCTCCCGCACCTTCACCGTCGTCGCCGAGGACGGCGTCGCGGCCGAGACGGCGGTAGCCGCGATCCGGGCGGCCGGTGGCACCGTGGTGTCCCGGTCCGACGAGGTCGGCATGTACCAGGTCACCAGCGACCGGGCCGACTTCGCGGCCAGGGCGACCGCCGCTGCGACGCTGATCGGCGCCGCCGAGCAGAAGGCCATCGGCCGCAAGCCCAAGCTGGACCGGGTCGAGCAGGAGCACCTGACCGCAGCCACCCGTGCTGCTGCCGCTGGTGCCGCCGCCCGCAAGGGCGCCAAACTCGACCCGCTCGACGACAAGCTCTGGGGCCTGACGATGCTCCGGGCCGACAAGGCCCGCAAGATCGAGCCGGGTGACCGTCGGGTGACCGTCGGCGTGCTCGACACCGGCGTCGACGCCAGCAACCCGGACATCGCGCCCAACTTCAACTGGGCGCTGTCGCGCAACTTCGCCCCCGACCTGACCGATGTGGACGGCCCCTGCGAGGTGCCGAGCTGCCTCGACCCGGTGGGCACCGACGACGGTGGGCACGGCACCCACGTGGCCGGCACCATCGGTGCCGCCGCCAACGGCTTCGGCCTCTCCGGTGTCGCCCCGAACGTCTCGCTCGTCGAACTCAAGGGTGGCCAGGACTCCGGCTACTTCTTCCTCGAGCCGGTGGTCAACGCCCTCCTACACGCCGGCCGGTCCGGCATCGACGTGGTCAACATGTCGTTCTACGTCGACCCGTGGCTCTACAACTGCACCGCCAACCCGGCCGACACGCCCGAGGACCAGGCCGAACAGCGCGCCATCATCAAGGCGATGAAGCGGGCGTTGGTCTTCGCCCACAACAAGGGCGTCACCCTGGTCGGTGCGCTCGGCAACAACAACGAAGACCTGGGCGCGCCGCGCACCGACACCACCAGCCCGGACTACGGCGCCGACCCGTACCCGCGACCGATCGACAACGAGAGCTGCTGGGACCTGCCCACCGAAGGCCCGCACGTCATCGGTGTGTCGTCGGTCGGCCCGTCCGGCAAGAAGTCGGACTTCTCCAACTACGGCACCGAGCAGATCTCGGTGGCGGCCCCGGGTGGTTGGTTCCGGGACGGCTTCGGCACCGACACGTTCCGGACCGACGCCAACATGATCCTGTCCGCGTACCCGAAGCACGTGCTCCAGGAGGAGGGCTCGGTCGACGCCGACGGCAACATTGTCGCCGGTTTCGAGGAGTCGGTCTTCAAGCAGTGCAAGGCCAACGGTGAGTGCGGCTACTACACCTACCTCCAGGGCACCTCGATGGCGTCCCCGCACGCCGCCGGTGTCGCCGCGCTGATCGTCAGCCGGTACGGCAAGGCGCAGGGCCGGTCCGGCTTCGGCATGTCGCCGGACCTGGTCGAGCAGCACCTTTACCGCACGGCCGCCGAGCACGCCTGCCCGGAGCCGCGGTTGCAGCAGTACCGCAACGAGGGCCGGGACGAGACCTACGACGCGTACTGCGCCGGTGGGGTCAACTTCAACGGCTTCTACGGCTACGGGATCGTCGACGCCTACGCGGCGGTGAAGACCCCGCTCAAGCCGAACGCCCGCCCGTAA